In uncultured Cohaesibacter sp., a genomic segment contains:
- a CDS encoding nickel transporter, whose amino-acid sequence MQLIFGALTGAGERNRCGGRLAAGVVSITLLVLFMWFADSSVAHATPSPFGVALPDTTGPMATGGLWGDIQHWILARQSEFYLALKDSVKLVRTSRPALFLLLGLSVAYGLFHAAGPGHGKVILTTYLFASGASARKGAILALLAAMVQATVAVLLIGIAAVLLNLTSMVITQTAQLLELASYAMFVVLGGWLLWRALKAFQREWLRDRSDPETAGHQAHDHHHHDHEHHNHHHEHGEACGCGHAHSASLEIVESAKGLRGMALAVISMGLRPCSGALIVLVFALSQKVFWAGVLSAYAMGLGTGLTVAALALVAVYARSFSQALVSRGLSGRAIGWFGAVLLLLAGLVVLSFGGVLLLANLI is encoded by the coding sequence ATGCAATTGATTTTCGGTGCGTTGACGGGCGCAGGCGAACGGAACCGCTGCGGCGGACGGCTTGCTGCTGGCGTCGTTTCTATCACCTTGTTGGTGCTCTTCATGTGGTTCGCCGACAGTTCTGTCGCGCATGCCACACCGTCGCCGTTTGGCGTGGCGCTGCCTGATACCACGGGGCCGATGGCCACGGGCGGGCTTTGGGGCGACATCCAGCACTGGATTCTGGCGCGCCAGTCCGAATTCTACCTAGCTCTCAAAGACTCGGTGAAGCTGGTGCGTACCAGCCGTCCGGCCCTGTTTCTGCTGTTGGGGTTGTCGGTGGCCTATGGTCTGTTCCATGCCGCCGGGCCGGGGCACGGCAAGGTCATTCTGACGACTTATCTTTTTGCCAGCGGGGCGTCGGCGCGCAAGGGGGCGATCCTTGCGTTGCTGGCCGCGATGGTCCAGGCGACGGTTGCCGTGCTGCTGATCGGTATCGCTGCTGTGTTGCTCAATCTTACCTCGATGGTCATAACGCAGACCGCCCAACTGCTGGAACTGGCTTCTTATGCGATGTTCGTGGTTCTTGGCGGGTGGCTTCTCTGGCGGGCGCTCAAGGCGTTTCAGCGCGAGTGGCTGCGGGATAGGAGCGATCCTGAGACGGCCGGGCATCAAGCGCATGACCACCATCATCACGATCACGAGCATCACAATCATCATCATGAGCATGGCGAAGCCTGTGGCTGCGGTCATGCGCATTCGGCGTCGCTGGAAATCGTCGAAAGTGCAAAAGGCTTGCGGGGCATGGCTCTGGCAGTGATCTCTATGGGGCTGCGCCCCTGCTCGGGAGCCTTGATCGTCCTGGTTTTTGCCCTGTCACAGAAGGTCTTCTGGGCGGGGGTTCTGTCCGCCTATGCCATGGGGCTTGGGACAGGATTGACCGTTGCGGCTTTGGCGCTTGTTGCCGTCTATGCGCGGTCCTTCTCGCAGGCGCTGGTGTCGCGTGGCCTGTCCGGGCGTGCCATTGGCTGGTTCGGCGCTGTGCTGCTGCTGCTTGCCGGTCTGGTCGTGCTCTCCTTCGGCGGTGTGCTGTTGCTTGCCAACCTGATATAG
- a CDS encoding SPFH domain-containing protein, protein MMGFDIFVIALVLLFILILLAGVKTVPQGYNFTVERFGAYKRTLKPGLSLIVPFIDRIGARMNMMEQVLDVPSQEVITRDNASITSDGVAFYQVMDAADAAYEVANLEMALLNLTMTNIRTVMGSMDLDELLSNRDEINSRLLHVVDAAASPWGIKISRIEIKDINPPRDLVESMGRQMKAEREKRASILEAEGARQSAILRAEGEKQSKILQAEGERQAQFLAAEARERVATADAMATEVVSKAIAEGDIQAINYFVASKYVETLGEVVKAPNQKVVMLPIEATSILGALGGIGELSKQVFGKDGGQSVRAGRVPTIKDE, encoded by the coding sequence ATCATGGGATTTGACATTTTTGTTATCGCCCTGGTGCTTTTGTTCATCCTCATTCTGCTTGCGGGGGTCAAAACCGTACCTCAAGGATACAATTTCACCGTCGAAAGGTTCGGTGCCTACAAGAGAACGCTGAAGCCGGGGCTTTCTCTGATCGTGCCGTTCATCGATCGCATCGGTGCCCGGATGAACATGATGGAGCAGGTGCTGGATGTTCCAAGTCAGGAAGTGATCACCCGCGATAACGCCAGCATCACATCCGATGGTGTTGCCTTTTATCAGGTGATGGACGCAGCCGATGCTGCCTACGAGGTTGCCAATCTGGAAATGGCGCTGCTGAATCTGACCATGACCAACATCCGTACCGTCATGGGGTCAATGGATCTGGACGAGCTGCTGTCCAATCGCGATGAAATCAACTCGCGCCTGTTGCATGTGGTCGATGCAGCCGCTTCGCCATGGGGGATCAAGATTTCCCGCATCGAGATCAAGGACATCAATCCGCCGCGGGATCTGGTGGAATCGATGGGCCGTCAGATGAAGGCAGAGCGTGAGAAGCGGGCGTCCATTCTGGAGGCAGAAGGGGCACGCCAGTCTGCGATCCTTCGGGCTGAAGGCGAAAAGCAGAGCAAGATCCTTCAGGCGGAAGGCGAGCGACAGGCGCAGTTTCTGGCTGCCGAGGCACGGGAACGTGTCGCCACGGCCGATGCCATGGCAACCGAAGTGGTCAGTAAGGCCATTGCCGAGGGTGACATTCAGGCGATCAACTATTTCGTTGCCAGCAAATATGTCGAAACCCTCGGAGAGGTTGTCAAGGCGCCCAACCAGAAGGTGGTCATGCTGCCGATCGAAGCAACGTCCATTCTGGGCGCGTTGGGTGGTATCGGCGAGCTGAGCAAACAGGTGTTCGGCAAGGATGGTGGACAGTCTGTCCGGGCCGGGCGTGTGCCAACCATCAAGGATGAATAG
- the arsH gene encoding arsenical resistance protein ArsH, translating into MTKETQKPFGIALDATDHLAHPDAFQPIDVQGLAHPEDDGHPPRILLLYGSLRKRSFSRLVALEAARLLTAYGAECRLFDPSGLPLPDDDDPSHPKVQELRDLSAWAEGMVWISPERHGAMTGIMKAQIDWIPLSLGAVRPTQGKTLALMQVEGGSQSFNAVNQMRILGRWMRMITIPNQSSIAKAFTEFGEDDRIKPSPYYDRIIDVCEELMKFTWMTRSRSDYLVDRYSERVETRQQLIDRVNLKKI; encoded by the coding sequence ATGACAAAGGAAACCCAGAAGCCTTTCGGCATCGCGCTCGATGCAACAGACCATCTTGCCCATCCAGACGCCTTCCAGCCGATTGACGTTCAAGGCCTTGCCCACCCGGAAGATGATGGCCACCCGCCGCGCATCCTCCTGCTCTATGGCTCCTTGCGCAAACGCTCCTTTTCCCGCCTCGTGGCGTTGGAAGCTGCAAGGCTTCTCACCGCCTATGGCGCAGAGTGCCGCCTGTTTGATCCTTCCGGTCTTCCCCTGCCCGACGACGATGATCCGAGCCATCCCAAGGTTCAGGAGCTCCGGGACCTGTCGGCATGGGCTGAAGGCATGGTCTGGATATCGCCTGAACGACACGGTGCCATGACCGGCATCATGAAGGCGCAGATCGACTGGATCCCGCTGTCGCTTGGGGCCGTCCGCCCGACCCAGGGCAAGACCCTAGCCCTGATGCAGGTGGAGGGCGGCTCCCAGAGCTTCAACGCCGTCAACCAGATGCGCATTCTGGGGCGCTGGATGAGGATGATCACCATCCCCAACCAGTCCTCGATCGCCAAGGCCTTCACCGAATTCGGCGAGGACGACCGGATCAAGCCGTCTCCCTATTACGACCGCATCATCGATGTCTGCGAGGAATTGATGAAATTCACCTGGATGACCCGCAGCCGGTCAGACTATCTGGTCGATCGCTATTCGGAGCGCGTGGAAACCAGACAGCAGCTCATTGACCGGGTCAATCTCAAAAAAATCTGA
- a CDS encoding TRAP transporter substrate-binding protein, translated as MDRRDFLKKASLASGAAAASTLAAPAYAQGKRTLKMVTSWPKNFPGLGTGAQRLADNLTAMTDGRLTVKVYSAGELVPAFEAYDAVMTGTADLYHASEYNFVGKSKSLAFFTTVPMGMTATEFDAWIHHQGGQELWDELAAKFNVKSFPAGNTGAQMGGWFNKEINTLDDIKGLKMRIPGMGGEVLRRLGASAVSLPGGEIFQALQSGAIDATEFVGPWNDLALGFYKTTKFYYYPGFHEPSGGISCGVNLDVYNSLSKADQAILRTACIAENNILSSEYNAHNGAALDQLVNKHGVVLRKFPDDVFVAIGKVCEEVVAEFGAEDDLSKRIYESYLAARKNVGDWMRITERPFLDGRDRVLG; from the coding sequence ATGGATCGTCGCGATTTCTTGAAAAAGGCCAGCCTCGCGTCTGGCGCCGCAGCAGCAAGCACTCTTGCTGCCCCTGCTTATGCCCAGGGCAAGCGTACTTTGAAGATGGTTACCAGCTGGCCGAAGAACTTCCCCGGTCTTGGCACGGGCGCCCAGCGTCTGGCTGACAATCTGACTGCAATGACCGACGGTCGTCTGACCGTGAAGGTTTACAGCGCCGGAGAACTGGTGCCTGCCTTTGAAGCCTATGATGCCGTGATGACGGGAACGGCTGACCTGTACCATGCATCCGAATATAACTTTGTTGGCAAAAGCAAGTCTCTCGCCTTCTTTACCACCGTGCCGATGGGCATGACGGCTACCGAGTTTGATGCCTGGATCCATCATCAGGGCGGACAGGAGCTGTGGGACGAACTGGCTGCCAAGTTCAACGTCAAATCCTTCCCTGCTGGCAACACGGGTGCCCAGATGGGGGGCTGGTTCAACAAGGAAATCAATACGCTTGATGATATCAAAGGTCTGAAAATGCGTATTCCTGGCATGGGTGGCGAAGTGCTGCGCCGTCTTGGTGCCTCTGCCGTATCCCTTCCGGGTGGCGAAATCTTCCAGGCGTTGCAGTCCGGCGCGATCGATGCGACCGAGTTCGTCGGTCCGTGGAATGACTTGGCTCTTGGCTTCTACAAGACCACCAAATTCTACTACTATCCTGGTTTCCATGAGCCAAGCGGTGGCATTTCCTGCGGTGTGAACCTCGATGTCTACAACAGCCTCTCCAAGGCTGATCAGGCAATCCTGAGAACCGCCTGCATCGCTGAAAACAACATCCTGTCTTCCGAATATAACGCCCACAATGGTGCTGCGCTTGATCAGCTGGTCAACAAGCATGGCGTTGTGCTGCGGAAATTCCCTGACGATGTCTTTGTTGCAATTGGCAAGGTCTGCGAAGAAGTCGTTGCAGAGTTTGGTGCGGAAGACGACTTGTCAAAACGCATCTATGAAAGCTACCTCGCTGCACGTAAGAATGTCGGTGACTGGATGCGCATTACCGAGCGTCCGTTCCTCGATGGTCGCGATCGCGTTCTTGGCTAA
- a CDS encoding TRAP transporter large permease subunit, which translates to MEVIAHSLDLLMFAVACVVLMLGFPVAFSLAGVALIFAVVGWFFGAFEMSFLSALPQRIFGTMTNETLVAVPLFVFMGVVLERSKVAEELLDTMGRMLGSVNGGLGIAVSIVGALLAASTGIVGATVVTMGLLSLPSMLKRGYSAELACGSIAAAGTLGQIIPPSIVLVILGDQLSNAYQKAQLDMGIFSPDPISVGDLFAGALIPGLMLVGFYIIYQIVIATVKPSVAPSIPEDEREPVTVTEVFHALLPPLVLILAVLGSILGGVATPTEAAAVGAIGAILLAGYRLDEARGRTIIAAAVALVIALFLSEFMDLRIARDNIPTIDMAAIILAAICVGVLGLGILSALIRTYRNGILRTVMVGTTEVTTMVFLILIGASLFSLVFRGLGGEEMIQEALSGMPGGAIGAMLAVMLLMFFLGFFLDFLEIVFVVVPMVAPVLLQMEMPNGETMSPIWLGIMMAVNLQTSFLTPPFGFALFYLRGVAPASVRTGQIYRGIIPFVFIQIFSLLILWYFPELTTWLPHLIYR; encoded by the coding sequence ATGGAAGTGATTGCGCATTCCCTCGATCTGCTGATGTTCGCAGTGGCCTGTGTCGTGCTCATGCTCGGCTTCCCGGTGGCCTTCAGTCTCGCCGGTGTCGCATTGATCTTTGCCGTGGTCGGCTGGTTCTTCGGTGCGTTCGAAATGTCGTTCCTGTCGGCCCTGCCGCAGCGCATCTTCGGTACCATGACCAACGAGACGCTGGTTGCCGTGCCGCTATTCGTCTTCATGGGGGTAGTTCTTGAACGCTCGAAGGTGGCCGAAGAGTTGCTCGATACCATGGGACGCATGCTCGGCTCGGTCAACGGCGGTCTCGGCATCGCGGTTTCCATCGTTGGCGCCCTTCTGGCAGCTTCCACTGGCATTGTCGGGGCGACGGTGGTCACCATGGGGCTTCTGTCTCTGCCCAGCATGCTCAAGCGCGGCTACTCTGCAGAACTGGCCTGTGGCTCGATTGCTGCTGCCGGTACACTGGGTCAGATCATTCCGCCGTCCATCGTGCTCGTCATTCTGGGTGATCAGCTTTCGAACGCCTATCAGAAGGCGCAGCTGGACATGGGCATCTTCTCGCCGGATCCGATTTCGGTGGGCGACCTGTTCGCCGGTGCCCTGATCCCGGGCCTGATGCTCGTCGGCTTCTACATCATCTATCAGATCGTCATTGCAACAGTGAAACCAAGTGTTGCGCCTTCCATTCCCGAGGATGAGCGTGAACCGGTTACCGTGACGGAAGTGTTTCATGCCCTGTTGCCGCCGCTTGTTCTGATCCTTGCCGTGCTTGGCTCCATTCTCGGCGGCGTTGCCACGCCAACCGAAGCGGCTGCCGTTGGTGCCATTGGTGCCATTCTGTTGGCGGGCTATCGCCTCGATGAAGCCCGCGGTCGCACCATCATAGCGGCGGCGGTCGCGCTGGTGATCGCGCTGTTTCTCTCGGAATTCATGGATCTGCGTATCGCTCGTGACAACATTCCGACGATCGACATGGCTGCGATCATTCTGGCAGCAATCTGTGTGGGCGTGCTGGGTCTGGGGATTCTCTCCGCTCTCATCCGCACCTATCGCAACGGTATTCTGCGTACGGTCATGGTCGGTACCACCGAAGTGACCACCATGGTGTTCCTCATTCTGATCGGCGCCTCGCTGTTCTCGCTGGTTTTCCGCGGGTTGGGTGGCGAAGAGATGATCCAGGAAGCCCTGTCCGGCATGCCGGGCGGAGCGATCGGTGCCATGCTTGCCGTCATGCTGCTGATGTTCTTCCTCGGCTTCTTCCTCGATTTCCTCGAAATCGTGTTTGTTGTGGTGCCGATGGTTGCTCCGGTGCTGTTGCAGATGGAAATGCCGAATGGCGAGACAATGAGCCCGATTTGGCTCGGTATCATGATGGCCGTGAACCTTCAGACATCGTTCCTGACGCCACCGTTCGGCTTTGCTCTGTTCTATCTCCGAGGTGTAGCGCCGGCGTCGGTGCGCACCGGTCAGATTTATCGCGGGATCATTCCCTTTGTGTTCATCCAGATTTTCTCTCTGCTGATCCTCTGGTATTTCCCGGAACTGACCACCTGGTTGCCGCATCTGATCTACCGCTGA
- a CDS encoding DUF1007 family protein, which produces MPFRSMIMPAAFLLACCACSSALAHPHVWVSVQSELVMDGQKIKEINHHWTFDEAFSAFASQGLDENDDGKLSREELQPLAQVNVESLAEFDYFSDLHEKGMPQKNGTVFGEPYNYWLTLDGDKLVLHFTLPVVGEVDTHKEAVLDVYDPTFFVDFSFADKNPAKLVNAPSNCQAHVERPKGLDDDVASQLAAIPADQREIPSDLMQFTVAMANQVFLKCN; this is translated from the coding sequence ATGCCTTTCCGTTCCATGATAATGCCTGCCGCTTTTCTTCTGGCCTGTTGTGCCTGTTCATCCGCGCTGGCGCATCCGCATGTCTGGGTCTCGGTGCAGAGCGAGTTGGTGATGGATGGCCAGAAGATCAAGGAAATCAACCATCATTGGACCTTCGATGAAGCCTTCAGTGCCTTTGCCAGTCAGGGGCTCGACGAAAATGATGATGGCAAGCTGTCACGCGAAGAACTGCAGCCGCTGGCGCAGGTGAATGTCGAATCTCTGGCTGAATTCGACTATTTCTCAGATCTCCATGAAAAGGGCATGCCGCAAAAAAATGGCACTGTCTTTGGCGAGCCTTACAATTATTGGCTGACACTTGATGGCGACAAGCTCGTGTTGCATTTTACCTTGCCGGTGGTGGGCGAGGTTGATACGCATAAGGAAGCGGTGCTGGATGTTTATGATCCTACCTTCTTTGTCGATTTTTCCTTTGCCGACAAGAATCCGGCCAAGCTGGTCAATGCGCCTTCCAATTGTCAGGCCCATGTTGAGCGGCCAAAGGGGCTGGACGATGATGTGGCCAGTCAGCTGGCCGCCATTCCTGCCGACCAACGCGAGATTCCCTCGGATCTGATGCAGTTCACGGTTGCCATGGCCAATCAGGTATTTCTCAAATGCAATTGA
- the arsC gene encoding arsenate reductase (glutaredoxin) (This arsenate reductase requires both glutathione and glutaredoxin to convert arsenate to arsenite, after which the efflux transporter formed by ArsA and ArsB can extrude the arsenite from the cell, providing resistance.), whose product MPITIYHNPACGTSRNTLEMIRKAGVEPTVIEYLKTPPSREELVALIEAMPITTRELLRKNGTPYEELGLDNPALSDDALIDAMMEHPILINRPIVVSDKGTNLCRPSEKVMDLLPVDIGSFQKEDGEVVSSPAKS is encoded by the coding sequence ATGCCCATCACGATCTATCACAACCCCGCCTGCGGAACGTCACGCAACACGCTCGAAATGATCAGGAAGGCGGGCGTCGAACCGACCGTCATCGAATATCTCAAGACCCCACCGTCAAGGGAGGAGCTGGTCGCGCTGATCGAGGCCATGCCGATCACGACCCGCGAGCTGCTCCGCAAGAACGGGACTCCCTACGAGGAACTGGGGCTCGACAACCCGGCGCTCAGCGATGACGCCCTGATTGATGCGATGATGGAGCATCCCATCCTGATCAACCGCCCCATTGTGGTCAGCGACAAGGGCACCAACCTGTGCCGGCCATCGGAAAAGGTCATGGATCTGCTGCCCGTCGACATCGGCAGCTTCCAGAAGGAAGACGGTGAGGTCGTCTCCTCTCCGGCGAAAAGCTGA
- a CDS encoding response regulator transcription factor → MKETTRIVIADDHALVRDGIRARLELEEDLEIVAEAGDGFEAIELARTLQPHIMILDISMPNCNGLEAAEQIRTLAPASRILFLSMHDNPEYVRAAVKVGAAGFLLKDIGAADMISAIHTIAEGGYYFSKNISVDALKPTSSKPANPFNLTDREIDVLKGIALGKANKEIAAELGIGVRTVESHRQRMREKLGGGNAAQLTHIAMELGLVDKTGSSTLMP, encoded by the coding sequence ATGAAAGAAACAACTCGAATTGTTATCGCCGATGATCATGCTCTGGTAAGGGACGGCATCCGTGCGCGTCTTGAACTGGAAGAGGATCTTGAAATAGTTGCTGAAGCCGGGGACGGGTTTGAAGCAATCGAACTGGCGCGAACCCTGCAGCCGCACATTATGATCCTCGATATCTCAATGCCCAACTGCAACGGGCTGGAAGCTGCCGAGCAGATCCGCACGCTCGCTCCCGCCAGTCGCATTCTGTTCCTGTCGATGCACGACAATCCGGAATATGTCCGCGCCGCCGTCAAGGTGGGGGCAGCAGGCTTCCTGCTCAAGGACATCGGCGCGGCGGACATGATCAGCGCCATCCACACGATTGCCGAGGGCGGCTATTATTTCTCCAAGAATATTTCTGTCGATGCCCTCAAGCCGACCAGCAGCAAACCGGCCAATCCGTTCAATCTGACAGACCGCGAAATCGATGTTCTCAAGGGCATCGCATTGGGCAAGGCCAACAAGGAAATCGCCGCAGAACTCGGCATTGGCGTCAGAACGGTCGAAAGCCACCGGCAGAGAATGAGAGAGAAACTCGGCGGTGGCAATGCGGCTCAACTGACCCACATCGCCATGGAACTCGGCCTGGTCGACAAGACCGGATCCTCCACCCTGATGCCGTAG
- a CDS encoding TRAP transporter small permease subunit codes for MRALADLIDRVNVATGKGLAWFALIVVLIQFVVVLMRYIFGVGSIWAQELIVYVHAFLFMQASAFTLSRDGHVRVDIFYREAHPRTKAKVNIFGSIVLLIPVCVLLVFVSWDYVYNSWAIFEGSAETSGIQARFLLKSAIIVFAIQMALQGFVMFVRSWCALQGDEVELQRLQRMGEN; via the coding sequence ATGCGCGCTCTGGCAGACCTGATCGATCGGGTCAATGTTGCAACAGGCAAGGGTCTTGCCTGGTTCGCTCTTATCGTGGTTCTAATTCAGTTCGTTGTCGTGTTGATGCGCTATATCTTTGGCGTTGGCTCCATCTGGGCTCAGGAACTGATTGTATACGTCCACGCCTTCCTTTTCATGCAGGCGTCCGCCTTTACGCTTTCGCGCGATGGCCATGTGCGCGTCGATATCTTCTATCGTGAAGCTCATCCGCGCACCAAGGCCAAGGTCAATATCTTCGGGTCCATTGTTCTGCTTATTCCCGTGTGTGTGCTGCTGGTTTTCGTTTCTTGGGACTATGTCTATAACAGCTGGGCCATTTTTGAAGGCAGCGCCGAAACCTCCGGTATTCAGGCCCGTTTCCTGCTCAAGAGTGCCATCATCGTGTTCGCTATCCAGATGGCCCTTCAAGGCTTCGTGATGTTCGTCAGATCGTGGTGCGCCCTGCAGGGCGATGAAGTTGAATTGCAGCGCCTGCAGCGGATGGGAGAGAACTGA
- a CDS encoding metalloregulator ArsR/SmtB family transcription factor: MDNTDATTAFAALSQPTRLDVFRLLIKAGKTGHLSGEMGQLLGVRQNTMSTNLNILLRAGLIRNERQGRTVRYFANMDGIANLINFLLRDCCGGDDEQCAPILQAALCSNECIAKS; the protein is encoded by the coding sequence ATGGATAACACAGACGCAACCACAGCATTTGCCGCATTGAGCCAGCCGACCCGACTGGATGTTTTCCGCCTGCTGATCAAGGCAGGCAAAACCGGTCATCTTTCGGGCGAGATGGGTCAGCTTCTCGGTGTGAGACAGAACACGATGTCGACCAACCTCAACATCCTGTTGCGGGCCGGGCTGATCCGCAATGAACGGCAAGGTCGGACGGTTCGCTATTTCGCGAACATGGACGGCATCGCAAACCTCATCAACTTCCTGCTGCGCGACTGTTGTGGCGGAGATGACGAGCAATGCGCGCCAATTCTGCAAGCAGCCCTTTGCAGCAACGAATGTATCGCCAAATCATAA
- a CDS encoding NfeD family protein, giving the protein MIQQWMMMLGPWFWVILGVVLLVLEIIAPGTMFLWFGIAALVVGGISFFIALSWQSALILFAILSLISVVIGRMIMSRTAKSGTDKPMLNERAQSLVGLVCQIDEPIINGQGRVKVRDSYWRVSGPDCPEGTRVRVVGCEGTRLDVELAD; this is encoded by the coding sequence ATGATACAGCAATGGATGATGATGCTTGGTCCCTGGTTCTGGGTGATTCTGGGCGTTGTTCTGCTTGTTCTGGAAATCATCGCTCCGGGAACCATGTTCCTCTGGTTCGGGATTGCCGCCCTCGTTGTTGGCGGTATTTCCTTCTTCATTGCTCTCAGCTGGCAGAGCGCCCTTATCCTGTTTGCGATCCTGTCGCTGATCTCAGTGGTCATCGGCAGGATGATCATGAGCCGTACCGCCAAGAGCGGCACTGACAAGCCGATGCTCAACGAGCGGGCCCAGTCGCTTGTCGGTCTGGTCTGTCAGATTGATGAGCCGATCATCAATGGTCAGGGACGGGTCAAGGTCCGCGACAGCTACTGGCGTGTCAGTGGGCCTGATTGCCCGGAAGGGACGCGGGTCAGGGTCGTCGGTTGTGAGGGCACGAGGCTCGACGTGGAATTGGCGGACTAG
- a CDS encoding cache domain-containing protein produces MIHIEANRLISKEVQLVEARILKAKRDELKNYISLAMTAISHELDHPGRSTADAQKAVQQILNNLNYGQDGYFYAYDRSGTNLVSAPSPEFKGRNLWYRKDEHGRFFVQELMKRAINGGGFYTFKWPKPSTGLDTLKLSYATFLPRWSWMIGTGTYIDDIQKQISSFEKDMRTVTRHTELTFVMISLLVIGITAVFVAALHFNEHKLADQKLKALTQRIIEVQEEERKRVSNDLHDGINQLLVSIRHRLELAIDQIEKPEVAAPLLRKSLSILDASIADVRRLSKALHPSALANIGLSEAVRELGQDFQDSTTIRTEVSTMRVDHQLSESAKIALFRVVQEALTNVSRHASASLVQIELKICEPPNGQKTIHLSIADNGVGTREAGGLTTESGLGLRNMFERVESHGGTLTFEKGELGGLKLSIKIPQSETVNLKWTWRNKMDLDRFQS; encoded by the coding sequence ATGATCCATATTGAGGCAAATCGTCTCATTTCGAAGGAAGTTCAGCTCGTAGAAGCCCGTATTCTCAAAGCCAAAAGGGACGAGCTGAAAAACTACATTTCCCTTGCCATGACGGCCATCAGCCACGAACTTGATCATCCGGGCAGAAGCACCGCCGATGCTCAGAAAGCGGTCCAGCAGATCCTCAACAATCTCAACTATGGTCAGGATGGCTATTTCTATGCCTATGACCGCTCCGGCACCAATCTGGTCAGTGCACCCAGCCCGGAATTCAAGGGTCGGAACCTTTGGTATCGGAAGGACGAACACGGGCGCTTCTTCGTTCAGGAGCTGATGAAGAGGGCCATCAATGGCGGGGGCTTCTACACTTTCAAATGGCCCAAGCCGTCAACCGGGCTGGACACCCTCAAACTGAGCTATGCAACCTTTCTGCCACGATGGAGCTGGATGATCGGGACAGGCACCTACATCGACGATATCCAGAAGCAGATCAGCTCTTTTGAGAAAGACATGCGCACCGTCACGCGTCATACCGAACTGACATTCGTGATGATCTCGCTGCTGGTCATCGGCATCACCGCCGTTTTCGTTGCCGCCCTTCATTTCAATGAGCACAAACTGGCCGATCAGAAGCTCAAGGCGCTTACCCAGCGCATCATCGAGGTACAGGAAGAAGAAAGAAAGCGTGTCTCCAACGACCTGCATGATGGCATCAATCAGCTACTTGTCAGCATCCGCCACCGGCTGGAGCTGGCCATCGACCAGATCGAAAAACCGGAGGTCGCCGCACCATTGCTGCGCAAAAGCCTCTCGATCCTCGACGCGTCCATCGCCGATGTACGTCGCCTCTCGAAGGCCCTTCACCCCTCCGCCCTTGCCAATATCGGCCTTAGCGAAGCCGTGCGGGAATTGGGACAGGATTTTCAGGACAGCACCACCATCAGGACAGAGGTATCAACAATGCGGGTTGATCACCAGCTCTCGGAATCGGCAAAAATAGCCCTGTTCCGGGTGGTGCAGGAAGCGCTGACCAATGTCAGCCGCCATGCCTCTGCCAGCCTCGTCCAGATAGAACTGAAAATCTGCGAACCCCCTAACGGCCAGAAGACCATACACCTGAGCATAGCCGACAATGGCGTCGGCACCCGCGAGGCGGGCGGCTTGACGACAGAATCCGGTCTCGGCCTCAGGAACATGTTCGAACGTGTCGAAAGTCACGGCGGTACGCTTACTTTTGAAAAAGGAGAGTTGGGAGGTTTGAAATTATCGATTAAGATACCTCAGTCCGAGACTGTAAACCTTAAATGGACATGGCGGAACAAAATGGATCTGGACCGCTTCCAATCATAG